The proteins below come from a single Parachlamydiales bacterium genomic window:
- a CDS encoding beta-propeller fold lactonase family protein: MKKNKGCYTKFRALHPFPHYMILLLVMLTAYLGQGFANSAYVINSNDNTVTVIDTESNLVLTTITVGNTPNGIAITPDGRYAYVTNYGGNSISVIDTTNYAIATTISVGFSGPLGVAFTPDGLYAYVANNGIDTVSVVDTTSNTVISTITVGVWPVGIVLTPDGRYAYVTNNNQNTTSVIDTTNNTVVATIPVDNGPFGIAMASNGSFVYLTNLFSDNISEINTATNNVETSIPVGSTPRYLAITPDGNYIYVANSNNNNVSVIATGSNTLIMTILVGNAPFGVAITPNGEFAYVNNNADNTVSVIHTSTNTVIATVPVGSQPQSIAITPPPRPSPPQNLAGTQVKNRFLTQTDLVNLLSWSQSPGIAVVNYNIFRDGVLISNILSTAPLVYQDHHRKKGKRYTYKIKAVDVDGLQSDPVTIILP, encoded by the coding sequence ATGAAGAAAAACAAAGGGTGTTATACAAAATTTAGAGCCCTGCATCCATTCCCCCATTACATGATATTACTCCTAGTCATGCTGACAGCCTACTTAGGACAGGGATTTGCAAATTCAGCTTACGTAATAAATAGTAATGATAATACCGTTACAGTGATCGACACAGAAAGCAACCTTGTTCTCACCACTATTACAGTAGGCAATACTCCAAATGGAATTGCCATCACCCCCGATGGGCGGTATGCCTATGTAACTAACTACGGCGGTAATAGTATCTCAGTGATTGACACTACCAATTACGCTATTGCCACGACGATCAGCGTGGGTTTTTCAGGGCCTCTTGGCGTAGCCTTCACACCTGATGGCCTCTATGCTTATGTTGCAAACAATGGCATCGATACAGTGTCTGTGGTGGATACTACAAGCAATACAGTCATCTCAACGATCACTGTAGGGGTCTGGCCTGTGGGAATAGTACTGACCCCTGACGGAAGGTACGCATATGTTACCAACAATAATCAAAACACGACTTCGGTCATTGATACGACAAATAATACTGTCGTAGCGACCATTCCGGTCGACAATGGTCCTTTTGGGATCGCCATGGCTTCTAATGGAAGTTTTGTGTATTTGACCAATCTATTTAGCGATAATATCTCCGAGATCAATACGGCGACAAACAATGTAGAGACTTCAATTCCTGTGGGTTCAACCCCCAGATACCTTGCTATCACTCCGGACGGAAATTACATTTACGTGGCAAACAGCAACAATAACAACGTTTCTGTCATAGCCACAGGAAGTAATACGCTTATTATGACCATTCTTGTCGGAAATGCTCCCTTCGGAGTAGCCATTACACCCAATGGAGAATTTGCCTATGTTAACAATAATGCAGATAACACTGTTTCAGTCATCCACACGAGTACTAACACCGTTATTGCCACAGTTCCGGTCGGGAGCCAACCACAAAGCATTGCGATTACACCCCCGCCACGTCCTAGTCCGCCACAAAACCTAGCCGGTACACAAGTAAAAAACAGATTTTTAACACAAACTGACCTAGTCAATCTCCTGAGTTGGTCGCAAAGCCCGGGTATTGCAGTCGTAAACTATAATATCTTTCGTGATGGTGTACTGATAAGTAATATATTATCGACAGCTCCTTTAGTGTATCAGGATCACCATCGCAAAAAGGGCAAGCGCTATACCTATAAGATTAAGGCTGTAGATGTGGATGGATTACAAAGCGATCCTGTCACTATTAT
- a CDS encoding cold shock domain-containing protein, translated as MAKSRGKVKFFNTQKGFGFITPDNGGKDLFVHANNINGDPESIREGQTVEYVEGQGRKGPEATDVTLL; from the coding sequence TTGGCTAAGTCAAGAGGTAAAGTTAAGTTTTTTAATACACAAAAAGGCTTCGGTTTCATTACACCAGACAACGGTGGAAAAGACCTTTTTGTACATGCTAACAACATCAACGGCGATCCAGAGTCAATACGCGAAGGTCAAACTGTTGAGTACGTTGAAGGCCAAGGACGCAAAGGTCCTGAAGCTACGGATGTAACACTTCTTTAG
- a CDS encoding GNAT family N-acetyltransferase, with product MSLPPKIVLYKDWIELRLLSPRDGPAIFEAVKESLPSLKKFMHWAHYDIELAKACTVYADFEAKSLKGEEANFAGFNITTGEFLFCASLSSGSRLNPLAYEIGYWVASKHQNQGMGTIATKILTVLAFRYYGADRLSVGCNPENTASFKVIEKCGFHFEGLARNFQSKPTQEMIEQGLSLNTDISSFCLVPEDLSELPWFEEFSRDVVITPFYD from the coding sequence ATGAGTTTGCCCCCTAAAATAGTCCTCTACAAGGATTGGATAGAATTACGACTCCTTTCTCCCCGAGACGGGCCTGCGATTTTCGAAGCGGTAAAAGAAAGCCTGCCTTCACTAAAAAAATTCATGCATTGGGCCCACTATGATATTGAACTTGCTAAAGCATGTACTGTCTATGCGGATTTTGAGGCTAAATCACTTAAGGGAGAAGAAGCTAACTTTGCAGGTTTTAATATTACTACAGGAGAGTTTCTGTTTTGTGCTTCGTTATCGTCCGGCAGCAGGTTAAATCCTCTTGCTTATGAGATTGGATATTGGGTGGCATCCAAGCACCAGAATCAAGGGATGGGCACTATTGCAACAAAGATATTAACTGTGCTGGCTTTTCGTTATTATGGTGCTGATAGGCTTTCAGTAGGCTGTAACCCTGAAAACACAGCAAGTTTTAAAGTGATTGAGAAATGCGGCTTTCATTTTGAAGGATTAGCAAGGAATTTTCAGTCTAAGCCCACTCAAGAGATGATTGAGCAGGGTCTTTCGCTAAACACAGATATTTCTTCTTTTTGTTTGGTTCCAGAGGACCTATCTGAGCTGCCGTGGTTTGAAGAATTCAGTCGCGATGTGGTTATTACACCATTCTACGATTGA